A genomic segment from Gilvibacter sp. SZ-19 encodes:
- a CDS encoding O-antigen translocase yields the protein MKIPEFIRKNALLKMTSLNAGVIVVRLVISLFVQRIIAQLLGPGGVAAIGQLRNVMSMLMSITTLGVFNGVVKYVAEHKNNKSELSKVYSTVFSFAFLGSSIAAIGLYFWADHWSEKMFSSSEFGFVFKLLALIVPAVAMQRVFNGIVNGLSAYKKFVKIELFAYLLATAITIYCLYTYKLDGILIAIAITPVIQLLTLVYLFHKILREHIKLSQLKFSFPYWKELLAFTLMSFVSTILLNYIEIDIRLMIENNITEADAGYWTAMTNISKNYMVFANAIFTLYIIPKFATITTRKEFTKEVLHIYKTLLPLFGAGMLLVFIFRDYVIKLVYPEFYGMEPLFKWQLIGDFIRFAALILAYQFLAKRRVIPFVVTELLSLGLFYAFSKWFIDDYGAEGVVFAHMLRYGVYFVAVLIIAFTYFKPPKGEPQEVQTEV from the coding sequence TTGAAAATTCCCGAATTCATAAGAAAGAACGCCCTACTTAAGATGACCTCACTCAACGCGGGGGTGATCGTAGTGCGTTTGGTTATTTCGCTTTTTGTACAGCGAATCATTGCTCAGCTTTTAGGACCTGGAGGTGTGGCGGCAATAGGACAGTTGCGCAACGTAATGTCCATGCTCATGTCTATTACAACCCTAGGGGTCTTTAATGGAGTGGTCAAATATGTTGCCGAGCACAAGAATAACAAGTCAGAGCTCAGCAAGGTGTACTCCACGGTATTCAGTTTTGCCTTTTTGGGAAGTTCTATAGCAGCTATAGGGCTTTACTTTTGGGCGGATCATTGGAGCGAAAAAATGTTCTCCAGTTCTGAGTTTGGCTTTGTTTTTAAGTTGCTGGCCTTGATTGTTCCGGCGGTAGCTATGCAAAGGGTCTTTAATGGTATAGTTAACGGACTTTCAGCTTATAAGAAGTTCGTGAAGATCGAGCTGTTTGCGTATTTGTTGGCAACGGCCATTACCATTTACTGCTTATACACTTACAAATTAGATGGCATTCTTATCGCTATTGCGATCACTCCGGTCATACAATTACTCACGCTAGTCTATTTGTTCCACAAGATCTTGCGAGAGCATATTAAGCTGTCTCAGCTTAAATTCAGCTTTCCGTATTGGAAGGAATTACTCGCCTTTACATTGATGAGTTTCGTTTCGACGATCTTGCTAAACTATATCGAGATCGATATCCGATTGATGATCGAGAACAATATCACAGAGGCCGATGCAGGTTACTGGACAGCGATGACCAACATTTCTAAGAATTATATGGTCTTTGCCAATGCGATCTTTACCCTGTATATCATTCCAAAGTTCGCTACTATTACAACACGCAAAGAATTCACCAAAGAAGTACTCCATATTTATAAAACCTTGCTGCCGCTTTTTGGTGCTGGAATGTTATTGGTCTTTATTTTTAGAGACTATGTTATTAAGTTGGTCTATCCGGAATTTTACGGGATGGAACCTCTTTTCAAATGGCAGCTTATAGGTGACTTTATAAGGTTCGCTGCGTTGATCTTGGCCTATCAATTCTTAGCCAAAAGGCGTGTTATTCCGTTCGTTGTCACCGAATTGTTGTCTTTAGGATTGTTCTACGCTTTTTCTAAGTGGTTTATTGACGACTATGGCGCAGAAGGAGTGGTCTTTGCGCATATGCTGCGCTATGGGGTTTATTTTGTCGCGGTGTTGATCATTGCCTTCACCTACTTCAAACCGCCTAAAGGAGAACCTCAAGAGGTCCAGACAGAAGTGTAA
- a CDS encoding glycosyltransferase family 2 protein yields the protein MLSILIPTYNADLTALLQELHRQIQKDQLAVSVWVCDDASTDKTLEAQNKNISEQLGFNYLSNTENLGRTATRAKLAQMAPTQWLLFLDADVIPARGDFLNQMLSDISDELDLVFGGVSYADAPPPQAQLLRYVYGKKREARSASERTKNPHFIISQNLCITKSMFESCNTVTANGYGMDNLFSNNLKNHKARIKHTDNPVIHLGLESSEQFLQKSLEGIQTTVQLEAKGLIAPNLRPIQRLYNKLNKFGLTSLFLAISNGFSKSIERNLKGKRPSLILFDIYRMNHLIKLKK from the coding sequence ATGCTTTCAATTTTAATTCCAACCTATAATGCCGACCTGACAGCGCTGCTGCAAGAGTTGCACAGGCAGATCCAAAAGGATCAGCTAGCAGTCAGCGTTTGGGTCTGTGATGATGCTTCTACAGATAAAACCCTAGAAGCACAAAACAAAAATATAAGTGAGCAACTCGGTTTTAACTACCTCAGCAATACTGAAAATTTAGGCCGAACTGCTACCAGAGCCAAGCTTGCACAAATGGCACCGACCCAGTGGTTGTTGTTTTTGGATGCAGACGTAATTCCTGCGCGAGGCGATTTCTTAAACCAAATGCTCAGCGACATTTCTGATGAGCTTGACCTGGTCTTCGGAGGTGTTAGCTATGCAGATGCTCCTCCGCCACAAGCGCAGCTGTTGCGTTATGTATACGGCAAGAAGCGGGAGGCCAGATCGGCATCAGAAAGAACTAAAAATCCGCACTTCATCATCTCACAAAACCTGTGCATTACCAAGAGCATGTTTGAAAGTTGCAACACAGTTACCGCTAACGGTTACGGCATGGACAACCTTTTTAGTAACAATCTAAAGAACCATAAGGCCCGCATTAAGCACACAGACAATCCTGTGATCCATTTGGGCTTGGAATCTTCGGAGCAGTTCTTGCAAAAATCCCTAGAAGGAATTCAAACCACAGTCCAGCTCGAGGCCAAGGGTTTAATAGCACCGAACCTTAGACCTATTCAGCGCTTGTATAACAAATTGAATAAATTCGGACTGACTAGCCTCTTCTTAGCAATTTCCAACGGCTTTAGTAAAAGCATTGAAAGGAATTTAAAAGGCAAAAGACCGAGCCTAATACTCTTTGATATTTACAGGATGAATCACTTAATAAAACTGAAAAAGTGA
- a CDS encoding GNAT family N-acetyltransferase — translation MSTYRVAAYGPQWAEAWNQLISEAKNATFLFHRDFMEYHADRFKDASQCIFKGDTLVAVFPANIKDEKWISHGGLSYGGLVVRSEVKFAAYAEMLLTLLEAADGQGIKEVIIKAMPDIYCSQPSQELDYLSFIAGAKILKVESASTIALNNALPIQSNRLEGVKKAQKSGLHIAKSNDFEAFWNSILIPNLEARHEAKPVHTAAEIAVLQATFPDQIHLYLVFDKERIVGGAVLFETLTTAHVQYIAAGADRQQLGTLDYLFEQLIKEEFRAKDYFDFGISTVDGGLELNSGLLYWKECFGARTTANKTYGFDPKQTNKIRALI, via the coding sequence TTGAGTACGTATCGCGTAGCCGCATATGGTCCACAGTGGGCCGAAGCTTGGAACCAGCTTATAAGCGAGGCCAAGAACGCCACCTTTTTGTTCCATCGAGATTTTATGGAATATCATGCCGATCGATTTAAAGATGCGTCTCAGTGCATTTTTAAAGGCGATACGCTTGTAGCCGTTTTTCCGGCGAATATTAAAGATGAAAAATGGATCTCTCACGGCGGACTTTCATACGGAGGTTTGGTAGTACGGTCAGAGGTGAAGTTTGCAGCCTATGCAGAGATGCTACTTACCCTTTTAGAAGCTGCGGATGGGCAAGGCATTAAGGAAGTCATCATCAAAGCCATGCCAGACATATACTGCAGTCAACCGTCGCAAGAGTTAGACTATTTGAGTTTTATTGCCGGGGCAAAGATCTTAAAGGTAGAATCTGCCAGCACTATTGCTTTAAACAATGCATTACCTATTCAATCCAATCGTTTAGAGGGTGTAAAAAAGGCGCAAAAGAGTGGCTTGCATATAGCAAAGTCCAATGATTTTGAGGCCTTTTGGAATAGCATTCTTATTCCAAATCTAGAGGCGCGTCACGAAGCTAAACCTGTACATACTGCGGCAGAAATTGCAGTCCTACAGGCTACTTTTCCAGATCAAATTCACTTGTATTTGGTTTTTGACAAAGAGCGTATTGTTGGAGGAGCGGTCCTATTTGAAACCCTTACCACTGCCCATGTGCAGTATATTGCTGCAGGAGCTGATAGACAACAACTGGGTACGCTCGACTATTTGTTCGAGCAGTTGATAAAAGAAGAATTCAGGGCCAAGGATTATTTTGACTTTGGAATCTCTACAGTGGATGGAGGCTTGGAACTCAACAGCGGCCTGCTCTATTGGAAGGAGTGTTTTGGTGCACGTACCACAGCGAATAAGACCTACGGATTCGATCCGAAGCAAACAAACAAAATCCGAGCTTTGATATGA
- a CDS encoding glycosyltransferase — MIAFSIVIPVYNKEAFIGKTIESVLAQSYVGFELILVNDGSTDNSETIIKDYTNDTRVRLVSQENQGAAAARNRGIAEAKNDYIALLDADDLWYADHLQTHAKNIQAFPEKELFASNSYLQVGNKKRSRVFSIPTPKKPSLVDFFEASLIDSLINSSTVVIKRSLLDRCGGFDERLTRTEDTDLWVRLAHETQVVFDPKHTVCVVRDSKGLSQKSVAQQHKLKFEKFKDLEAKNPTAKRYLDLNRYALALESRLQGDAQEAAQLSSEVDLKNLNSKQRFLLARGTASLRMLFKIKGILARLGLGLSAYK, encoded by the coding sequence GTGATTGCCTTTTCGATAGTAATTCCGGTTTACAACAAAGAGGCTTTTATTGGCAAGACCATTGAAAGTGTATTGGCGCAATCTTATGTAGGTTTTGAGCTGATCTTGGTGAATGATGGCTCAACCGATAACAGCGAAACGATCATTAAGGACTATACCAATGATACTAGAGTGCGTTTGGTCTCACAAGAGAATCAAGGTGCTGCCGCAGCAAGAAATCGGGGAATAGCTGAAGCCAAGAACGACTATATTGCCTTATTAGATGCTGACGATCTGTGGTATGCTGACCATTTGCAAACCCACGCAAAGAATATCCAGGCATTTCCAGAAAAGGAGTTGTTTGCCTCCAACAGTTATTTGCAGGTAGGCAATAAAAAAAGAAGCCGCGTTTTTTCTATTCCAACACCGAAAAAGCCAAGTCTGGTCGATTTTTTTGAGGCCAGTTTGATCGACTCCCTTATTAATAGTTCCACAGTAGTAATTAAGCGTTCCTTATTGGATCGCTGCGGAGGTTTTGACGAGCGTCTTACCCGAACCGAAGATACTGATCTTTGGGTTCGACTTGCCCATGAGACCCAAGTGGTCTTTGACCCTAAGCACACGGTATGCGTGGTTCGCGATAGTAAAGGTTTGTCTCAAAAGTCAGTAGCACAGCAGCACAAATTGAAATTCGAAAAATTCAAGGACTTGGAGGCTAAAAATCCTACAGCAAAACGCTACTTGGACCTCAATCGCTACGCCTTGGCTTTAGAATCGCGATTGCAAGGCGACGCTCAAGAGGCAGCACAATTAAGCTCCGAAGTAGATCTAAAAAATCTAAACAGTAAACAGCGCTTTTTACTGGCTCGCGGAACCGCATCGCTGCGTATGCTCTTTAAAATAAAAGGGATCTTAGCTCGACTAGGCCTTGGTTTAAGCGCCTACAAATGA
- a CDS encoding glycosyltransferase, with the protein MKILLLGEYSGLHNSLKEGLKAKGHEVTLIASGDGFKKFPADLLLKKRFQTGLSKKFRVAIHKLLGFDLSSRLLYSDLMKHKAQLSGFDVVQLINESPLGMQPKQERKLISWLKENNQKLFVLSCGTDHPSVAYANSGKLRYSVLTPYEAGKINAKQAYAMLKYLRPEFEALHRFVLDTADGYIASDLDYHLPLVGVPKYKGLIPNPINLEKLAFMEPKIDDKLVIFHGINRENYYKKGNDYFEKALDELAKTHADRFEFITAESLPYAEYIKAYDKAHIVLDQVYSYDQGYNALEAMAKGKVVFTGASEEFLKHYQLKDRQIVINALPQVEYLKNELLRLLENPQEIKSIAKAARQFVEQEHDHIKIAGRYTSVWTS; encoded by the coding sequence ATGAAGATACTCCTGCTTGGGGAATACAGCGGTTTGCACAACTCCTTAAAAGAAGGACTTAAGGCCAAAGGCCATGAAGTGACTCTTATTGCTTCAGGCGACGGGTTTAAAAAATTCCCTGCTGATCTACTGCTCAAAAAAAGATTTCAAACAGGACTGTCCAAGAAGTTCCGCGTGGCTATCCACAAGCTTTTGGGCTTTGATCTGAGCTCTCGTTTGTTGTACAGCGACCTCATGAAACACAAAGCCCAGTTGAGCGGATTTGATGTAGTTCAACTCATAAACGAAAGCCCACTGGGCATGCAACCCAAGCAGGAGCGCAAACTAATCAGTTGGCTCAAAGAGAACAATCAGAAACTCTTTGTGCTCTCTTGCGGTACCGATCACCCTAGCGTTGCCTATGCCAATTCCGGAAAGTTGAGATATAGCGTATTAACGCCCTATGAAGCCGGTAAGATAAACGCCAAACAGGCTTATGCCATGCTTAAGTATTTAAGACCGGAGTTTGAGGCCCTGCATCGCTTTGTTTTAGATACTGCGGATGGGTATATCGCTTCGGACCTAGACTATCATTTACCGCTTGTTGGAGTACCGAAATACAAAGGTCTGATCCCAAACCCAATAAATTTAGAGAAGCTTGCCTTTATGGAACCTAAGATAGACGACAAACTGGTGATCTTTCACGGGATCAATCGAGAGAATTATTACAAAAAAGGCAACGACTATTTTGAGAAGGCCTTGGACGAATTAGCAAAGACCCATGCCGACCGCTTTGAATTCATCACTGCAGAAAGCTTGCCATATGCTGAGTACATCAAGGCCTACGACAAAGCGCATATAGTATTGGATCAGGTGTATAGTTATGATCAGGGTTATAATGCGCTAGAAGCCATGGCTAAGGGGAAAGTTGTGTTTACTGGCGCCTCCGAAGAATTCTTAAAACACTACCAGCTAAAAGACAGGCAGATCGTTATCAATGCCCTGCCACAGGTGGAATATTTAAAAAACGAATTGCTACGACTACTGGAGAATCCGCAGGAAATTAAAAGTATAGCCAAAGCTGCTCGTCAGTTTGTAGAGCAAGAACACGATCATATAAAAATCGCAGGCCGTTACACTTCTGTCTGGACCTCTTGA
- a CDS encoding 2OG-Fe(II) oxygenase — protein MTRTKIADLIVERLTEAKSEAAAQFQASSTAIGHFVVDELLPEALALQIHEAFPDNRDMTLKKSIREYKHIAAQMDQYNPILEEAIYAFQDPRVVALVHEITGITGLEPDENLYAGGISAMAQGNFLNPHLDNSHDKDRNKWRVLNLLFYVTPDWKDQYGGHLELWPEGVKKPQITLHSRFNRLAVMATHQKSWHSVSPVAHQGTRQCVSNYYFSDTALTPEDRFHVTSFRGRPDQKLRDLVLQLDAKARMALRKVFKKGVRENPHVYKKDQS, from the coding sequence ATGACACGTACCAAAATTGCCGATCTGATCGTAGAACGCTTAACTGAGGCTAAATCCGAAGCCGCAGCACAATTCCAAGCGAGCAGCACTGCTATTGGACATTTTGTGGTCGATGAGTTGCTGCCCGAAGCTCTTGCATTGCAGATACACGAGGCATTTCCAGACAATCGTGACATGACCCTTAAAAAGAGTATCCGCGAATACAAGCACATTGCGGCTCAAATGGACCAGTACAATCCCATCTTAGAAGAGGCCATTTATGCCTTTCAAGACCCGAGGGTAGTGGCTTTAGTGCATGAAATTACAGGAATTACAGGTTTGGAACCCGACGAGAATTTGTACGCTGGAGGAATATCAGCCATGGCTCAAGGCAATTTTCTTAATCCGCATCTCGATAATTCACACGACAAGGATCGGAACAAATGGCGGGTGTTGAACCTCTTGTTTTATGTAACTCCAGATTGGAAAGACCAGTACGGAGGGCATTTGGAACTCTGGCCCGAGGGAGTTAAGAAACCGCAGATCACTTTACACAGCAGATTCAATCGGTTGGCAGTGATGGCAACGCATCAGAAGTCTTGGCACAGCGTGAGTCCGGTGGCTCACCAGGGAACGCGACAATGTGTATCGAACTACTACTTTTCTGATACGGCCTTAACACCAGAAGATCGCTTTCACGTGACTTCTTTTAGAGGTCGACCGGACCAAAAACTTCGAGACCTGGTCCTTCAATTAGATGCCAAAGCGCGTATGGCCCTGCGTAAAGTGTTTAAAAAAGGTGTGCGAGAAAATCCACATGTTTACAAGAAAGACCAATCCTAA
- a CDS encoding glycosyltransferase, protein MGVETPERKQKVCLVTISLAGGGAERSTAVLSQMLTSKGYYVTTAVVVNAVDYEYSGSLYAIGSGKKSFGFISSFMRLRRFRSFLKREQFDLIIDNRSRPENFKERIYSGYLYKGFKLLYVVRSFRLATYFPASKPLAHKMIDRALGVVGVSKAIAKAVKEQYSTAKVYQVYNPVPLASIQAQAGTKMMAGDYIMAMGRLYDDVKNYSLLLEAYAASKLPANKIQLFLMGDGPDKVKLQDKAHVLELDKMVQFLPFNPNPYPFLQGAKCSVLTSHYEGFPRAVIESLAVGTPVVSVDCQSGPAEIIQPGENGLLVPNYNVAALAEALNNIIFDQELLAKCRQNAKTSVAHLDVDVIADHWDKLIQELL, encoded by the coding sequence ATGGGGGTCGAAACTCCAGAGCGGAAACAGAAGGTTTGTCTGGTCACCATCTCACTAGCAGGAGGTGGGGCAGAACGATCCACAGCAGTACTTTCACAGATGCTCACTTCAAAAGGATACTATGTAACTACTGCCGTTGTGGTCAACGCAGTTGACTACGAATACTCCGGATCCTTATACGCCATCGGGTCAGGCAAAAAGTCCTTTGGTTTTATAAGCTCTTTCATGCGATTGAGGCGTTTTCGCAGTTTCTTAAAGCGAGAGCAGTTCGATCTTATCATAGACAACAGATCTCGCCCAGAAAACTTTAAAGAACGCATTTACAGCGGATATCTATACAAAGGGTTTAAGCTGCTCTATGTGGTGCGGAGTTTTAGATTGGCAACTTATTTCCCGGCCAGCAAGCCGCTCGCTCATAAGATGATAGATCGCGCCTTGGGTGTTGTAGGTGTCTCTAAAGCTATTGCAAAGGCCGTAAAGGAGCAGTATAGCACCGCGAAGGTCTATCAAGTATATAATCCTGTTCCTTTAGCAAGTATTCAGGCTCAGGCCGGAACTAAGATGATGGCCGGCGACTATATCATGGCTATGGGCAGGTTGTACGACGATGTAAAGAACTACTCCTTGCTTCTGGAGGCCTACGCAGCTTCTAAGCTCCCAGCTAACAAAATTCAATTGTTTCTTATGGGCGATGGCCCAGATAAGGTCAAATTACAAGACAAAGCACATGTTTTGGAACTGGATAAAATGGTACAGTTCCTACCGTTCAACCCGAATCCATATCCCTTCTTGCAAGGGGCTAAATGTTCTGTTTTGACCAGCCATTACGAAGGGTTTCCGCGAGCGGTCATAGAGTCCTTGGCAGTTGGCACCCCTGTTGTTTCTGTAGATTGTCAAAGCGGCCCTGCAGAGATCATTCAACCCGGAGAGAACGGTCTGTTGGTTCCCAATTACAATGTTGCCGCTTTAGCAGAAGCTTTAAATAATATTATATTTGACCAAGAGCTCCTAGCCAAGTGTCGCCAAAATGCAAAGACCTCTGTGGCGCATTTAGATGTCGATGTCATTGCCGATCACTGGGATAAGCTCATCCAAGAATTGCTATGA
- a CDS encoding FdtA/QdtA family cupin domain-containing protein, which yields MKVTDCIKINIPKISDPDGRGNLSVLEKDILPFAIKRVYYLYDVPSGSTRGGHAHKELQQFLIALSGSFDVVVDDGNTRRTISLNRPDEGVLIPTRIWRELENFSSGAVCLSLVSDVYKESDYIRDYSEFKSFVGA from the coding sequence ATGAAAGTAACAGATTGCATCAAAATTAATATTCCTAAGATCTCCGATCCTGATGGGCGCGGGAACCTCTCTGTTCTAGAAAAGGACATCTTACCTTTTGCTATCAAACGCGTGTACTACCTTTATGATGTGCCCAGTGGTTCTACTCGCGGCGGACACGCCCATAAAGAACTGCAGCAATTCCTGATCGCCCTTAGCGGAAGCTTTGATGTTGTTGTAGACGACGGCAATACCAGGCGTACCATTTCCTTGAATAGACCCGATGAAGGTGTCTTGATCCCAACAAGAATCTGGCGAGAATTGGAGAATTTCTCCTCTGGAGCCGTTTGTCTTTCTTTGGTTTCTGATGTTTATAAGGAGTCCGACTACATTCGTGACTACAGCGAGTTCAAATCATTTGTAGGCGCTTAA
- a CDS encoding DegT/DnrJ/EryC1/StrS aminotransferase family protein, whose amino-acid sequence MIPFLDLKRVNSKYEAVFQSKFKAFLDSGYYVLGNEVKSFETAFASYCGTDHCIGVGNGLDALRLILEGYKQLGRLKENDEVLIASNTYIATVLAVLQAGLKPVLVETNPKDYNFDIEALKAAITPAAKVIMPVHLYGQLSPVRALKEIAEQHGLLIIEDAAQAHGAQITSGQRAGNLGDAAGFSFYPTKNLGALGDGGAVTTNDVQLAAIIRSLANYGTTSKYVNALKGFNSRLDELQAAFLLEKLKDLDAINGTRQQMAKFYLEHIKNDKISLPDYTGGKDHVFHLFVVRVKDRDSFVTHLGKKGIGTLIHYPIPPHKQEALAEYKALRFPVCEQIHKEVISLPLFPGLTDDELITIVNTINSY is encoded by the coding sequence ATGATACCCTTTTTAGACCTCAAGCGGGTAAATAGTAAGTATGAAGCAGTCTTTCAAAGCAAGTTCAAGGCTTTTCTCGATAGCGGTTATTATGTGTTGGGGAATGAGGTAAAGTCTTTTGAAACGGCATTTGCTAGCTATTGTGGTACCGATCACTGTATTGGCGTTGGCAACGGATTGGATGCGCTTCGTTTGATCTTAGAAGGGTATAAACAGCTTGGAAGACTAAAAGAGAACGATGAGGTTCTCATTGCATCGAACACTTACATCGCCACAGTGCTTGCGGTCTTACAAGCCGGACTAAAACCGGTTTTGGTCGAAACCAACCCCAAGGATTACAATTTTGATATCGAAGCTTTAAAGGCGGCGATCACGCCGGCGGCTAAGGTAATAATGCCAGTGCATCTCTACGGACAATTGAGCCCCGTGAGAGCGCTTAAAGAAATTGCCGAGCAGCACGGGCTTTTGATCATCGAAGATGCAGCCCAAGCTCACGGAGCCCAAATCACATCAGGCCAGCGTGCTGGTAACTTAGGCGATGCAGCTGGATTTAGTTTTTATCCGACAAAGAATTTAGGCGCCTTAGGTGACGGCGGAGCAGTTACTACTAATGATGTTCAATTGGCTGCTATTATTCGCAGCTTAGCTAATTACGGAACTACCAGTAAATATGTCAATGCGCTTAAAGGCTTCAACTCGCGTTTGGACGAGCTGCAAGCTGCGTTCTTACTAGAAAAGTTAAAGGATCTCGATGCCATTAATGGGACAAGACAGCAAATGGCGAAATTCTACTTGGAGCATATTAAAAATGATAAAATTAGTCTTCCGGATTACACAGGTGGAAAAGATCACGTATTTCATTTGTTTGTAGTTCGGGTCAAAGACCGCGACAGCTTTGTGACGCATTTAGGAAAAAAGGGAATAGGCACTTTGATACATTATCCGATCCCGCCACATAAACAAGAGGCACTGGCAGAGTACAAGGCTTTGCGTTTTCCTGTATGTGAGCAGATTCACAAAGAAGTAATCAGTTTGCCCTTGTTTCCCGGGCTAACTGACGACGAACTCATTACCATTGTAAATACCATCAATAGCTATTAA
- the typA gene encoding translational GTPase TypA, with product MNIKNIAIIAHVDHGKTTLVDKIMYHCELFRENQQTGELILDNNDLERERGITITSKNVAVNYKGTKINIIDTPGHADFGGEVERVLNMADGVLLLVDAFEGPMPQTRFVLQKAISLGLKPCVVINKVDKENCTPDLVHEAVFDLMFELGAEEWQLDFPTVYGSAKQNWMSEDWQQPTDSIEPLLEMVMEHIPSPKVEEGSLQMLVTSLDYSSFTGRIAIGRVQRGNIKEGMQVSLIKRDGTQIKSKIKEVHTFEGLGRKKVSEVHAGDICALVGLEGFEIGDTVADVEAPEALATIAIDEPTMSMLFTINDSPFFGKDGKFVTSRHIKERLERELEKNLALRVQPTDSADKFMVFGRGVLHLSVLIETMRREGYELQIGQPQVIVKTIDGVQCEPFEELTIDLPETVSGKAVELVTMRKGDITSMEAKGDRMICTFLIPSRGIIGLRNQLLTATAGEAIMTHRFLEYQPLKGGIPERINGSMVSMENGTAIPYSIDKLQERGKFFIDPGEQIYEGQVIGENSRGDDMTVNVTKTKKLTNVRSAGADDKARIVPAIKFSLEEALEYIQKDEYVEVTPNHLRLRKILLKEVDRKRAKNNS from the coding sequence ATGAACATCAAGAACATCGCCATTATTGCGCACGTAGACCACGGTAAGACCACCTTGGTAGACAAGATCATGTATCACTGTGAGTTGTTTCGCGAGAACCAACAGACCGGAGAGCTTATTCTAGACAATAACGATCTGGAACGCGAGCGCGGGATCACCATTACTTCTAAGAACGTAGCGGTAAATTACAAAGGGACCAAGATCAACATCATCGATACTCCAGGTCACGCCGATTTTGGTGGAGAAGTGGAGCGCGTATTGAATATGGCAGACGGTGTACTTTTGTTAGTGGATGCCTTTGAAGGTCCAATGCCACAAACTCGTTTTGTACTGCAAAAGGCCATCTCCCTTGGGTTGAAACCTTGTGTGGTGATCAATAAAGTGGACAAAGAGAACTGTACACCTGACTTGGTACACGAAGCTGTCTTTGACCTAATGTTCGAATTGGGAGCAGAAGAGTGGCAGCTGGACTTCCCAACTGTTTATGGTTCGGCCAAGCAGAATTGGATGAGCGAGGATTGGCAGCAGCCAACCGACTCCATTGAGCCGCTTTTAGAAATGGTTATGGAGCACATTCCATCGCCAAAAGTGGAGGAGGGTAGCCTACAAATGTTGGTGACCAGTTTGGACTATTCATCTTTTACCGGACGTATCGCCATCGGACGCGTACAACGCGGAAACATTAAAGAAGGAATGCAGGTGTCTCTGATCAAAAGAGACGGCACTCAGATAAAATCTAAGATCAAAGAAGTACACACTTTCGAAGGTCTTGGGCGTAAAAAAGTAAGTGAAGTTCACGCTGGTGATATTTGTGCGCTAGTTGGATTGGAAGGATTCGAGATCGGCGATACTGTTGCCGATGTGGAAGCTCCAGAAGCTTTGGCTACCATTGCTATAGACGAGCCAACCATGAGCATGCTTTTTACCATCAACGATTCTCCTTTCTTCGGAAAGGACGGCAAGTTCGTGACCTCGCGTCACATCAAAGAGCGCTTGGAGCGTGAATTGGAAAAGAACTTGGCCTTGCGTGTTCAGCCAACAGACAGCGCCGATAAATTCATGGTCTTTGGCCGTGGGGTGTTACACCTTTCTGTACTTATCGAGACCATGCGTCGAGAAGGTTATGAATTGCAGATAGGGCAACCACAGGTTATTGTAAAGACCATAGACGGAGTGCAATGCGAACCTTTTGAGGAATTGACCATCGACTTGCCAGAAACGGTAAGTGGGAAGGCTGTGGAATTGGTTACCATGCGTAAAGGTGATATAACTTCTATGGAGGCCAAAGGAGATCGTATGATCTGTACCTTCTTGATTCCCTCTCGTGGGATCATCGGTCTTAGAAATCAATTACTCACCGCAACTGCAGGTGAGGCAATTATGACCCACCGTTTCTTGGAATACCAACCGCTAAAAGGAGGAATTCCAGAGCGCATCAACGGAAGTATGGTCTCTATGGAGAACGGAACAGCTATTCCTTATTCTATTGATAAACTCCAGGAACGCGGAAAATTCTTTATCGATCCGGGAGAGCAGATCTACGAAGGGCAGGTAATTGGAGAGAATTCTCGTGGTGATGATATGACCGTTAACGTAACCAAGACCAAGAAATTGACTAACGTACGTTCTGCAGGAGCTGACGATAAGGCGCGGATTGTGCCTGCAATCAAGTTCTCTCTAGAAGAAGCATTGGAATACATCCAAAAGGACGAATACGTTGAGGTGACTCCAAACCATTTGAGACTTCGCAAGATTTTGCTCAAGGAAGTGGATCGTAAACGCGCGAAAAACAATTCCTAG